Proteins co-encoded in one Bacillus infantis NRRL B-14911 genomic window:
- a CDS encoding deoxynucleoside kinase encodes MGGTPFITVEGPIGVGKTSLAKAISEHFQFALLKEIVDENPFLGKFYDNIEEWSFQTEMFFLCNRYKQLGDINTDYLANNKAVVADYHILKNLVFAERTLSPAEFQKYVKIYDILTSDMPRPNVIIYLHASLETLLQRIRLRGREIEKNISPLYLEQLSIDYENAMNLFTEQHPDIPVLRFSGDDLDFVKNKEDLSQILDSLSLSLIKGAYHHES; translated from the coding sequence GTGGGGGGGACACCTTTTATTACCGTTGAAGGCCCGATCGGCGTAGGGAAAACCTCGCTGGCAAAGGCCATTTCCGAGCATTTTCAATTTGCACTGCTGAAAGAGATTGTAGATGAAAATCCTTTTCTTGGGAAGTTTTATGACAACATTGAGGAATGGAGCTTCCAGACGGAAATGTTTTTCCTGTGCAACCGCTATAAGCAGCTCGGAGACATCAATACTGATTATTTAGCCAATAACAAGGCCGTTGTTGCCGATTACCATATTCTCAAAAACCTCGTTTTTGCCGAAAGGACGCTGAGCCCGGCAGAATTCCAAAAATATGTGAAGATCTACGATATCCTGACAAGTGATATGCCAAGGCCTAATGTCATCATCTACCTTCACGCAAGCCTCGAGACGCTCCTGCAGCGGATCAGGCTGCGGGGCCGGGAGATTGAAAAGAATATCAGCCCGCTCTATCTGGAGCAGCTGTCAATTGATTATGAGAACGCCATGAACCTGTTCACTGAACAGCACCCTGATATTCCGGTTCTGCGCTTCAGCGGCGATGATCTGGATTTTGTGAAAAATAAAGAAGATCTCTCTCAAATTTTGGACAGCCTTTCCCTATCTTTAATTAAAGGAGCTTATCACCATGAATCTTAG
- a CDS encoding glycoside hydrolase family 18 protein, with amino-acid sequence MQIHIVRAGQSLTGIAQAYGTTAADISQANELPNPDRLVVGQALVIPITGRFYWVQPGDTLSAISRRTGITVQEIATINRISASQPLQPGLRLYLPPRPKTAAEFNAYVEPRGTSVAPALEEGAREAAPYLTYLAPFSFQALRDGGLKEPLLNNFPAIAKANNNVLMMVITNQENDQFNDELGRILLNDIPVQDKFLDNITAAAKKYGFRDIHFDFEYLRPEDREAYNRFLRKAKARFSREGWLISTALAPKTSAGQKGRWYEAHDYKAHGEIVDFVVIMTYEWGYSGGPAQAVSPIGPVREVLEYAVSEMPSSKIMMGQNLYGYDWTLPFVQGTTARALSPQQAIELAAENNVPIRYNTKSQAPLFNYTDTDGKRHEVWFEDARSIQAKFDLMKELNLRGMSYWKLGLSFPQNWLLITDNFNVTKRE; translated from the coding sequence ATGCAAATCCATATAGTGCGGGCAGGACAGTCCCTGACAGGGATCGCTCAGGCTTATGGCACGACGGCAGCCGATATTTCACAGGCCAATGAACTCCCCAATCCCGACAGGCTCGTTGTCGGCCAGGCGCTGGTGATCCCGATCACAGGGCGCTTTTACTGGGTTCAGCCAGGCGATACTTTGTCTGCCATTTCCCGGCGGACAGGGATTACGGTTCAGGAAATAGCAACCATCAACCGGATTTCGGCATCACAGCCTCTCCAGCCGGGCTTGCGCCTCTACCTGCCGCCGCGGCCGAAAACAGCGGCTGAATTCAATGCCTATGTAGAACCGAGGGGTACATCTGTTGCCCCTGCACTTGAGGAAGGAGCGCGTGAAGCTGCACCCTACCTCACCTATCTGGCACCCTTCAGCTTCCAGGCCCTGAGGGATGGCGGTCTTAAAGAGCCGCTCCTCAATAATTTCCCGGCCATCGCCAAAGCGAATAACAATGTGCTGATGATGGTCATCACCAACCAGGAGAATGACCAGTTCAATGATGAGCTTGGCCGGATCCTCCTGAATGATATACCTGTGCAGGATAAGTTTCTGGATAATATAACTGCCGCAGCCAAGAAGTACGGCTTCAGGGATATCCATTTTGACTTCGAATACTTACGCCCTGAGGACCGGGAGGCATACAACCGGTTTTTACGAAAAGCAAAGGCCCGGTTCAGCCGGGAAGGCTGGCTCATTTCTACCGCCCTCGCGCCGAAGACGAGCGCCGGCCAGAAGGGACGCTGGTATGAAGCCCATGATTATAAGGCACACGGGGAAATCGTGGATTTTGTCGTTATCATGACCTATGAGTGGGGCTACAGCGGCGGCCCTGCCCAGGCCGTTTCCCCGATCGGCCCTGTCCGGGAGGTCCTGGAATATGCAGTAAGCGAAATGCCGTCCTCCAAGATCATGATGGGCCAAAATCTGTACGGCTATGACTGGACCCTTCCATTTGTCCAGGGTACTACCGCAAGGGCGCTGAGCCCGCAGCAGGCCATCGAGCTGGCAGCGGAGAACAATGTGCCCATCCGCTATAATACGAAATCGCAGGCCCCGCTGTTCAACTATACAGACACCGACGGGAAGCGGCATGAGGTGTGGTTTGAGGATGCGAGGTCAATCCAGGCAAAATTCGATCTTATGAAGGAATTGAATCTGAGAGGGATGAGCTACTGGAAGCTCGGCCTGTCTTTTCCCCAGAACTGGCTGTTGATCACAGACAATTTTAATGTGACAAAACGGGAGTAA
- a CDS encoding deoxynucleoside kinase gives MNLRNKYEIPGNSVITIAGTVGVGKSTMTNALAGALGFRTSFEKVDTNPYLDKFYADFDRWSFHLQIYFLAERFKEQKRIFEYGGGFIQDRSIYEDTGIFAKMHHEKGTMSQVDYETYTSLFDAMVMTPYFPHPDLLIYLEGSIEDILSRIQERGRPMEQQTPVSYWEEMHERYENWINTFNACPVLRLNINDYDLMADGASIEPVIEKISVFLKQSQLLKK, from the coding sequence ATGAATCTTAGGAATAAGTACGAAATTCCCGGAAATTCCGTGATTACCATTGCTGGTACGGTCGGGGTAGGGAAATCGACAATGACCAATGCGCTTGCGGGTGCTCTGGGCTTTCGCACCTCATTTGAAAAAGTGGACACCAATCCTTACCTGGACAAATTTTATGCAGATTTCGACAGGTGGAGCTTCCATCTGCAGATTTATTTCCTTGCCGAACGCTTCAAGGAGCAGAAACGCATCTTTGAATATGGCGGCGGCTTTATCCAGGACCGTTCCATTTACGAAGATACCGGCATTTTTGCCAAGATGCATCATGAAAAAGGAACCATGTCCCAGGTGGACTATGAAACATACACAAGCCTGTTCGATGCAATGGTCATGACACCATACTTCCCTCATCCCGACCTGCTGATTTACCTGGAAGGTTCCATTGAAGACATCTTATCCAGGATCCAGGAAAGAGGGCGCCCGATGGAGCAGCAGACACCTGTATCCTACTGGGAAGAAATGCATGAACGCTATGAAAACTGGATCAACACATTCAATGCTTGCCCAGTCCTGCGCCTGAACATCAATGATTATGACCTGATGGCTGATGGCGCCTCCATTGAGCCTGTCATTGAAAAAATCTCCGTCTTTCTGAAGCAGTCGCAGCTGCTGAAAAAGTAA
- a CDS encoding cysteine hydrolase family protein, whose protein sequence is MKESSTALLIIDMINNFDFPEGEILAAKAEKISGPIKTLKEKCAAEAIPVIYVNDHYSLWQADFEKIADYCRNENSRDIIDCLYPSDEDYFLIKPKHSAFYGTALNTLLLQLNVKNLIITGVAGNICVLFTANDAYMREYSLYVPENCLASNDDHDNENALKMMKNVLNARTEPFSEKNSISACFPS, encoded by the coding sequence ATGAAAGAATCATCTACAGCACTCTTAATTATAGACATGATCAATAATTTTGATTTTCCGGAGGGTGAAATTCTAGCCGCAAAAGCTGAGAAAATCTCCGGTCCCATAAAAACATTAAAGGAAAAATGCGCTGCTGAAGCTATTCCTGTCATCTATGTTAATGATCATTACAGCCTTTGGCAAGCCGACTTTGAAAAGATAGCCGATTACTGCCGGAATGAAAACAGCAGGGACATCATTGACTGCCTCTACCCTTCTGATGAAGACTACTTTTTGATCAAGCCGAAGCACTCTGCTTTTTACGGCACTGCTCTTAACACCCTGCTTCTTCAGTTAAATGTCAAGAATCTGATCATCACCGGTGTAGCCGGGAATATTTGCGTCCTTTTTACGGCGAATGACGCCTATATGAGAGAATACAGCTTGTACGTCCCTGAAAATTGCCTTGCTTCCAATGATGACCATGACAACGAAAATGCTCTGAAAATGATGAAGAACGTCCTCAATGCCCGCACAGAACCCTTCTCTGAGAAAAATAGCATTTCAGCCTGTTTCCCTTCATAA